A single region of the Arthrobacter sp. zg-Y820 genome encodes:
- a CDS encoding PspA/IM30 family protein: MVKQSIFGRITQLAKANINAILDQAEDPQKMLDQMVRDYSNNIAEAESAVAQTIGNLRMLQDDYNEDIQNARNWGNKALAASRKADEFRSAGNTADAQKFDNLAKVAIQRQMASENEAKGAEPTIASQEEIVERLKTGLDQMKGKLNQLQSKRDELIARARNAHAQTQMHEAMKSIDVMDSTSEVGRFEEKIRREEARVRGANELASSSLDAQFESLEDLGEQTEVEARLAALKSSGSGQSALEQN, translated from the coding sequence GTGGTAAAGCAGTCAATCTTTGGACGTATCACCCAGCTCGCCAAGGCGAACATCAACGCCATCCTCGACCAGGCCGAGGACCCGCAGAAGATGCTCGACCAGATGGTCCGGGACTACAGCAACAACATTGCCGAGGCTGAGAGCGCTGTCGCCCAGACCATCGGCAACCTGCGCATGCTTCAGGACGACTACAACGAAGACATCCAGAACGCGCGCAACTGGGGCAACAAGGCGCTGGCCGCATCGCGGAAGGCCGACGAATTCCGGTCTGCCGGCAACACCGCCGACGCACAGAAGTTCGACAACCTCGCCAAGGTTGCCATCCAGCGGCAGATGGCTTCTGAAAACGAAGCCAAGGGCGCCGAGCCCACCATCGCTTCGCAGGAAGAGATCGTGGAACGGCTCAAGACCGGCCTGGATCAGATGAAGGGCAAGCTGAACCAGCTGCAGAGCAAGCGCGACGAACTGATCGCCCGTGCGCGCAACGCCCACGCCCAGACCCAGATGCACGAAGCCATGAAGAGCATCGACGTCATGGATTCCACCTCCGAGGTGGGCCGCTTCGAAGAGAAGATCCGCCGCGAAGAAGCCCGCGTCCGCGGTGCCAATGAACTGGCCTCTTCCAGCTTGGACGCACAGTTCGAAAGCCTGGAGGACCTGGGCGAGCAGACCGAGGTCGAGGCCCGCTTGGCCGCGCTGAAGAGCTCCGGCTCCGGACAGTCGGCCCTCGAACAGAACTAG
- a CDS encoding UPF0182 family protein, producing MIATLIVVAILVIGFVYFSQVYADVLWYNQLGYLEVFVKENLTRIAMFLSAFIVMAGCVFFSIRAAYASRPVYAPDSALQDNLNRYQAQLEPVRKLLMIGIPVVVGGFAGTAAMSMWQQVLLFLNRREFGRKDPEFGLDFSFYLNTLPFLGFIVGFLISVVVISGIAGLLTHYLYGGIRLEEKGIFTSRQARIHIAVIAAAFLLLQAANFWLDRYNTLLSTSGTWTGALYTDVEAVIPTKTILTVASVIVALLFIVSAFIGRWRLPIIGTAMLIITAIVAGGVYPWIVQQYQVKPSELSKEEPYIQRNIELTREAYGLDETEVTEYKATVEANAGALAKDSGTTSNIRLLDPNVVSPAFSQLQQFRQYYQFPETLNVDRYDIDGEIQDTVIAVRELNTDGVPDGWVNEHILYTHGYGVVAARGSTVQADGKPSFMESGIPSSGVLGDYEPRIYFGESSPDYSVVGAPEGSAPQEIDRPQTGDSDTESQTTFDGEGGPSVGNLFNQLVYAIKFQSTELLLSDAINEESQILYDRDPRERVEKVAPYLTVDGNAYPAVVDGRVQWIVDGYTTSKYFPYSTQQELQAATTDSLTTGAAALPADQVNYIRNAVKATVDAYDGSVTLYAWDDQDPLLQSWQSVFPSTLKPYSEMSADLMAHVRYPEDQFKVQRELMGKYHVTNADSFFKNDDAWSVPNDPTVTNSEVKQPPYYLSLQMPGQDETAFSLTTPFIPFVSPNGEARNVLYGFLAAEADAGTGEDGVKSEDYGKLRLLSLPTDTVVPGPGQAQNRFNSDPTVSNALNLLRQGASEVINGNLLSLPVGEGMLYVQPVYVQSSGDASYPTLQRVLVNFGEKVGFAPTLDEALNQVFGGDSGAITGDSENVGQTPAPGPGEVPGDTSAEADLAAALADAGSAIQEGQSALAANDFAAYGEAQDKLNAAIQKAIAAQEAMEAAAGEADGAATEGAEGATPAPTEGTQGD from the coding sequence CTGATCGCCACGCTGATCGTGGTGGCGATCCTTGTGATCGGCTTCGTGTACTTTTCGCAGGTTTATGCGGATGTCCTCTGGTACAACCAGCTGGGCTACCTCGAGGTCTTCGTCAAGGAAAACCTGACCCGCATCGCGATGTTCCTCAGTGCCTTCATCGTCATGGCCGGCTGCGTTTTCTTCAGCATCCGGGCGGCCTACGCATCGCGGCCCGTGTATGCACCCGACAGTGCGCTGCAGGACAACCTGAACCGTTACCAGGCGCAGCTTGAACCCGTCCGCAAGCTCCTGATGATCGGCATCCCCGTCGTTGTCGGCGGCTTTGCCGGCACGGCGGCCATGTCCATGTGGCAGCAGGTGCTGCTGTTCCTGAATCGCCGCGAGTTCGGCCGGAAGGATCCGGAATTCGGCCTGGACTTCAGCTTCTACCTCAACACCCTGCCCTTCCTGGGCTTCATCGTTGGCTTCCTGATCAGCGTTGTGGTCATCTCCGGCATCGCCGGGCTGCTGACCCACTACCTGTACGGCGGCATCCGCCTTGAGGAAAAGGGCATCTTCACTTCGCGGCAGGCACGCATCCACATCGCGGTCATCGCCGCGGCCTTCCTGCTCCTGCAGGCTGCCAACTTCTGGCTGGACCGCTACAACACCCTGCTGAGCACCTCCGGCACCTGGACCGGCGCCCTGTACACGGACGTCGAAGCGGTCATTCCCACCAAGACCATCCTGACCGTGGCCTCCGTCATCGTGGCCCTGCTGTTCATTGTGTCCGCCTTCATCGGCCGGTGGCGCCTGCCGATCATCGGTACGGCCATGCTGATCATTACGGCCATCGTGGCCGGCGGCGTCTACCCGTGGATCGTCCAGCAGTACCAGGTCAAGCCCTCGGAACTGAGCAAGGAAGAGCCGTACATCCAGCGCAACATCGAGCTGACGCGCGAGGCCTACGGCCTGGACGAGACCGAGGTTACCGAGTACAAGGCCACGGTTGAAGCCAACGCCGGAGCGCTCGCCAAAGATTCCGGCACCACCTCCAACATCCGCCTGCTGGACCCGAACGTGGTGTCCCCGGCCTTCTCGCAGCTGCAGCAGTTCCGCCAGTACTACCAGTTCCCGGAAACGCTCAACGTTGACCGTTACGACATCGACGGCGAGATCCAGGACACCGTGATCGCGGTCCGTGAGCTGAACACCGACGGCGTGCCCGACGGCTGGGTCAACGAACACATCCTGTACACCCACGGCTACGGCGTGGTTGCCGCCCGCGGCTCCACCGTCCAGGCCGACGGCAAGCCCAGCTTCATGGAATCCGGCATTCCGTCCAGCGGCGTGCTTGGGGACTACGAGCCGCGGATCTACTTCGGCGAATCCTCACCCGACTACTCGGTAGTCGGAGCGCCCGAAGGGTCCGCACCGCAGGAAATCGACCGCCCGCAGACCGGCGACTCGGACACCGAGTCCCAGACCACGTTCGACGGCGAGGGCGGCCCGAGCGTGGGCAACCTCTTCAACCAGCTGGTCTACGCCATCAAGTTCCAGTCCACCGAGCTCCTGCTCTCGGACGCGATCAACGAAGAATCCCAGATCCTCTACGACCGCGATCCCCGCGAACGCGTGGAGAAGGTTGCGCCGTACCTGACAGTAGACGGCAACGCCTACCCCGCCGTCGTGGACGGCCGGGTCCAGTGGATCGTGGACGGCTACACCACCAGCAAGTACTTCCCGTATTCCACCCAGCAGGAACTTCAGGCCGCAACCACTGACTCCCTGACCACCGGTGCTGCGGCGCTGCCCGCCGACCAGGTCAACTACATCCGCAACGCGGTGAAGGCCACGGTGGACGCCTACGACGGCTCCGTCACGCTCTACGCCTGGGATGACCAGGACCCGCTGCTGCAGTCCTGGCAGAGTGTCTTCCCGTCCACGCTCAAGCCGTACAGCGAGATGTCAGCTGACCTGATGGCGCATGTGCGCTACCCGGAGGACCAGTTCAAGGTCCAGCGCGAGCTCATGGGCAAGTACCACGTCACCAACGCTGATTCGTTCTTCAAGAACGACGACGCCTGGAGCGTTCCGAACGACCCCACGGTCACCAACTCCGAGGTCAAGCAGCCGCCCTACTACCTGTCCCTGCAGATGCCGGGCCAGGACGAGACCGCGTTCTCGCTCACCACGCCGTTCATTCCGTTTGTCTCGCCCAACGGCGAGGCCCGCAACGTGCTCTACGGCTTCCTGGCCGCAGAAGCGGATGCCGGCACCGGCGAGGACGGGGTCAAGAGCGAGGACTACGGCAAGCTCCGGCTGCTCTCGCTGCCCACCGACACCGTTGTACCGGGTCCGGGCCAGGCACAGAACCGGTTCAACTCCGACCCGACGGTCTCGAACGCACTGAACCTGCTGCGCCAGGGCGCCTCCGAGGTCATCAACGGCAACCTGCTCTCCCTGCCCGTGGGCGAGGGCATGCTCTACGTGCAGCCGGTCTACGTCCAGTCCTCCGGCGACGCTTCCTATCCGACGCTGCAGCGCGTGCTGGTCAACTTCGGTGAGAAGGTTGGGTTCGCCCCCACACTGGACGAAGCCCTGAACCAGGTCTTCGGCGGCGACTCAGGTGCCATCACCGGTGACTCCGAGAATGTTGGCCAGACGCCCGCTCCGGGCCCGGGAGAGGTACCGGGCGACACCAGTGCCGAGGCCGACCTGGCCGCCGCACTGGCTGATGCCGGAAGCGCCATCCAGGAGGGCCAGTCCGCACTGGCAGCCAACGACTTCGCCGCCTACGGCGAAGCGCAGGACAAGCTCAACGCGGCCATCCAGAAGGCCATCGCGGCCCAGGAAGCCATGGAAGCAGCCGCCGGGGAGGCCGACGGCGCCGCCACAGAGGGCGCGGAGGGCGCAACCCCCGCACCCACCGAGGGCACCCAGGGCGACTAA
- a CDS encoding PDZ domain-containing protein — protein MRPSDHPHDPSVSSARAAGPYPGQGGLPAVPAPLPDGASGPFSGGHRPDPRSRALLVTGALTLVLGAVALFLPAPYVVESPGPTFNTVGTVETAEGEEAPLIEIEGAPTYPTNGELDLTTVYVAGGPGTAMSFLEAVGAWLNPEDAVVPQEFVYPRGTTGEDIDQQNAAAMTSSQEASVAAALRELDVAFSEDLSVAELVDGSPAAGVLEAGDTLLSVGGTDIDGIDTLREELQASGGAPVEITFRRDGREQTGTVTPVLGDTGSYQLGIFLATSFEFPFEVTIALNDVGGPSAGMMFALGIIDRLTPGELTGGKHFAGTGTIDSAGNVGAIGGIQQKMVGASDAGAEFFLAPADNCGEVVGHIPEGLDVVRVATLDEARTAVEALAGGTSPAELAQCTADQEP, from the coding sequence TTGCGCCCCTCAGACCATCCGCACGACCCTTCCGTTTCCAGCGCCCGGGCCGCGGGTCCGTACCCGGGGCAGGGCGGGCTTCCCGCGGTTCCGGCGCCGCTGCCGGACGGAGCTTCCGGACCTTTCAGCGGGGGGCACCGTCCGGACCCGCGCTCGCGGGCGCTGCTGGTGACGGGCGCGCTGACCCTGGTGCTGGGAGCCGTTGCACTGTTTCTTCCGGCGCCGTATGTGGTGGAATCTCCCGGTCCCACCTTTAACACGGTGGGCACCGTGGAGACGGCTGAGGGGGAGGAGGCGCCGTTGATCGAGATTGAGGGGGCGCCCACGTACCCCACCAACGGAGAGCTTGACCTGACCACTGTCTACGTGGCCGGCGGACCGGGCACCGCCATGAGTTTCCTGGAAGCCGTCGGCGCGTGGCTAAACCCGGAGGACGCCGTCGTGCCGCAGGAATTCGTCTATCCGCGCGGAACCACCGGTGAAGACATCGACCAACAGAACGCGGCCGCCATGACCTCTTCGCAGGAGGCGTCAGTCGCGGCGGCGCTGCGCGAACTGGACGTGGCCTTCAGCGAGGACCTGTCCGTGGCCGAACTGGTGGATGGCTCGCCCGCCGCCGGGGTGCTGGAGGCCGGAGACACCCTGCTCAGCGTGGGCGGCACTGACATTGACGGAATAGACACCCTGCGCGAGGAACTGCAGGCCAGCGGCGGGGCTCCGGTGGAGATAACGTTCCGGCGGGACGGCCGGGAACAGACGGGAACCGTGACGCCGGTGCTCGGCGATACCGGCAGCTACCAGCTCGGAATCTTCCTGGCCACCAGCTTCGAATTCCCCTTCGAGGTCACGATCGCCCTGAACGACGTCGGAGGCCCGTCCGCCGGCATGATGTTCGCGCTGGGAATTATTGACCGGCTGACCCCCGGGGAACTGACCGGGGGCAAGCACTTTGCCGGAACCGGAACCATTGACTCGGCCGGAAATGTCGGAGCCATCGGCGGCATCCAGCAGAAGATGGTGGGCGCGTCCGACGCCGGCGCTGAGTTCTTCCTGGCTCCGGCGGACAACTGCGGTGAAGTTGTCGGGCACATTCCGGAGGGGCTCGACGTCGTACGCGTCGCCACGCTGGACGAGGCACGCACCGCGGTTGAGGCCCTGGCCGGCGGAACGAGCCCCGCGGAGCTCGCACAGTGCACCGCGGACCAGGAACCCTGA
- a CDS encoding zinc-dependent metalloprotease — protein sequence MSSNPSDPGDTPQDPLSEMLARLFGGAGAGAGGMDPQELAKAAGLPSDPNAMAMIFQQVQAMFSAPSEGPVNWQLAKDNARRVAATDSDPSVLPAQSKEVDEALHVAQLWLDPVTDFASISALGQAWSRAEWVEATMDSWKRLTEPVAVSISQALSNAISTQMPEEMKSMMGGASSMLANMGGAMFAIQLGQAVGALSKEVVSSTDIGLPLAGGTMALLPANVAKFGEGLDIPETEIRLYLAVREAAHARLFAHAPWLAGHLFGAVDSYARGIHIDISKIEEVARDLDPSNPESIQEALSGGVFQPERTAAQDAALERLETALALVEGWVDEVTAAATVNLPSAAALREMIRRRRASGGPAEHTFSSLVGLELRPRRLRDAATLWSQLREERGIEGRDSVWEHPDLMPTAKDLDDPKGFSKRRELLDASDSDVDAALERLLNGGFDTPDPDAADGEKGTADTTTDGNGTDGSDTANGTDSENGDGNENGDDTDPGAGGQPRP from the coding sequence ATGAGCTCCAACCCTTCCGATCCCGGGGACACGCCCCAGGATCCGCTCTCCGAAATGCTTGCCCGACTGTTCGGCGGAGCCGGCGCCGGCGCCGGCGGCATGGATCCGCAGGAGCTGGCCAAAGCAGCCGGCCTGCCCTCCGATCCCAACGCCATGGCCATGATCTTCCAGCAGGTCCAGGCCATGTTCAGCGCCCCCTCGGAAGGCCCGGTCAACTGGCAGCTTGCCAAGGACAATGCCCGCAGGGTTGCCGCCACGGACAGCGATCCCTCGGTGCTGCCCGCGCAGAGCAAGGAGGTGGACGAGGCGCTGCACGTCGCCCAGCTGTGGCTGGATCCCGTGACCGATTTCGCTTCCATTTCGGCGCTGGGCCAGGCCTGGAGCCGGGCGGAATGGGTGGAAGCCACCATGGATTCCTGGAAGCGGCTCACCGAACCCGTTGCCGTCAGCATCTCCCAGGCGCTGTCGAACGCGATCAGCACCCAGATGCCTGAAGAGATGAAGTCCATGATGGGCGGAGCATCCTCCATGCTCGCCAACATGGGCGGCGCAATGTTTGCCATCCAGCTCGGCCAGGCTGTCGGCGCCCTGTCCAAGGAAGTCGTCAGCTCCACCGACATTGGCCTCCCCCTCGCGGGCGGAACCATGGCGCTGCTGCCGGCCAACGTCGCCAAGTTCGGCGAAGGCCTGGACATCCCGGAAACGGAGATCCGGCTTTACCTGGCCGTCCGCGAAGCTGCGCATGCCCGGCTCTTCGCCCACGCTCCCTGGCTGGCGGGACACCTTTTCGGCGCCGTTGACAGCTACGCCCGCGGCATCCACATCGACATTTCCAAGATCGAGGAAGTTGCCCGGGACCTGGATCCGTCCAACCCTGAGTCCATTCAGGAAGCCCTCTCCGGCGGCGTTTTCCAGCCGGAGCGGACGGCGGCGCAGGACGCAGCCCTGGAACGCCTCGAAACAGCGCTTGCCCTGGTGGAGGGCTGGGTCGACGAAGTCACGGCAGCCGCAACGGTCAATCTGCCGTCGGCCGCCGCACTGCGCGAAATGATCCGCCGCCGCCGGGCAAGCGGTGGTCCCGCCGAGCACACCTTCTCCTCGCTGGTGGGCCTGGAGCTGCGTCCGCGCCGGCTCCGGGACGCGGCGACCCTTTGGTCGCAGCTCCGGGAGGAGCGCGGCATCGAGGGCCGCGATTCCGTGTGGGAGCACCCGGACCTCATGCCCACGGCCAAGGACCTGGATGATCCGAAGGGCTTCAGCAAGCGGCGTGAGCTGCTGGACGCCTCGGATTCCGACGTCGATGCCGCTTTGGAGCGACTCCTCAACGGCGGGTTTGATACGCCGGACCCTGACGCCGCCGATGGCGAGAAGGGAACTGCCGACACCACAACCGACGGCAACGGAACTGACGGCAGCGATACTGCCAACGGCACCGATTCCGAGAACGGGGACGGCAACGAGAACGGTGACGACACCGATCCGGGTGCCGGCGGACAGCCTCGGCCCTAA
- a CDS encoding M48 family metallopeptidase, giving the protein MPSPVPSVTSTGIPIEVRRSAKRRRTVNAAFRDGKAVISIPGHFTKAQEAEWVRRMVTRLEQRAAPVPPSNPQAQAGELAGRAAELSRRYLNGAAQPVSVRWVTNQNSRWGSATPARGTIRLSDKLQGMPAWVVDYVLLHELAHLIEASHSAAFWRLLESYPYTETAKAYLQGAAFASSRGLEGAMQEDQGADEPVVPDLGDDARGDAQGPS; this is encoded by the coding sequence ATGCCTTCCCCCGTGCCCTCGGTGACCAGTACGGGAATTCCGATCGAAGTCCGCCGCTCAGCCAAACGCCGCCGGACGGTGAACGCCGCCTTCCGCGACGGAAAGGCCGTGATTTCGATACCGGGCCACTTCACGAAGGCCCAAGAAGCGGAATGGGTCCGGCGGATGGTCACCCGGCTGGAGCAGCGCGCGGCACCGGTGCCGCCGTCCAATCCGCAGGCCCAAGCGGGGGAGCTGGCCGGTCGGGCTGCCGAGCTGTCCCGGCGCTACCTGAACGGAGCGGCGCAGCCGGTGTCGGTACGGTGGGTGACCAACCAGAATTCACGCTGGGGATCGGCCACGCCGGCCCGAGGAACCATCCGGCTTTCCGACAAGCTGCAGGGCATGCCCGCCTGGGTTGTTGACTATGTGCTGCTGCACGAGCTGGCACACCTGATCGAAGCTTCACATTCAGCCGCATTCTGGCGCTTGCTGGAGTCCTACCCGTACACGGAAACCGCCAAGGCCTACCTCCAGGGGGCGGCCTTCGCCAGCTCCCGGGGACTGGAGGGGGCCATGCAGGAAGACCAGGGCGCTGACGAGCCCGTGGTGCCGGATCTTGGCGACGACGCTAGGGGCGACGCCCAAGGGCCCAGCTGA
- a CDS encoding ThiF family adenylyltransferase, with protein MRINPGLHVLALSSSARQYGLGPDALVLRGLRDSDLAFLADLRDGLPDGTESAAARSHSVPSQRARALTQALSAILLPFPDTAGSADPAVPALRLERLAADSTRLSAAYRVNGSMIVRRRSRAAVEINGLGRIGSLLARTLAGAGVGTLMLADPGAVLPADVGPGYPLTDQGMLRAQAVKRHIYRLDPTIQVLTANTLNPGPRPAHLDLSVWVGTPPIAGRTAGVPAMEHPHLAVTVQETGVDVGPLVVPGLTPCLECLDRQLADGDSTWYSAADALGRQQIDAAPAGEETAGAVAAAGAAAGQVLAFLDGVVQPATWSAVVVLRAADGYPGLKRLSFHPDCGCRLQQRDSPAQAS; from the coding sequence ATGCGGATCAATCCCGGGCTTCACGTCTTGGCGCTCTCGTCTTCAGCCCGGCAGTACGGTCTGGGACCGGACGCCCTGGTCCTGCGCGGTCTGCGGGACAGCGACCTCGCCTTTCTGGCCGACCTCCGCGACGGGCTGCCCGACGGCACGGAATCGGCAGCAGCACGCAGTCATTCAGTGCCCTCTCAACGGGCCCGGGCCCTGACCCAGGCGCTGTCCGCCATCCTGCTGCCCTTCCCCGACACCGCCGGTTCCGCCGACCCTGCAGTTCCGGCACTGCGCCTGGAACGGCTGGCCGCCGACAGCACCCGGCTCTCGGCCGCGTACCGCGTGAACGGCTCAATGATCGTCCGGCGGCGATCCCGGGCTGCGGTGGAAATCAACGGGCTCGGCCGGATCGGCTCACTGCTGGCCCGGACCCTGGCCGGAGCGGGGGTGGGGACGCTGATGCTCGCCGATCCGGGCGCCGTCCTCCCCGCCGACGTCGGGCCGGGCTATCCGTTGACGGATCAGGGCATGCTGCGGGCGCAGGCAGTGAAGCGGCACATCTACCGCCTGGACCCCACGATCCAGGTCCTCACCGCCAACACCCTGAATCCCGGACCGCGGCCGGCGCACCTGGACCTGTCAGTCTGGGTGGGCACCCCGCCCATTGCCGGGCGGACTGCCGGTGTTCCGGCGATGGAACATCCGCACCTCGCGGTCACCGTCCAGGAAACCGGCGTCGACGTCGGTCCCCTGGTTGTTCCCGGGCTGACCCCGTGTCTGGAGTGCCTGGACCGGCAGCTGGCCGACGGCGACAGCACCTGGTATTCCGCGGCAGATGCCCTCGGGCGGCAGCAGATCGACGCCGCGCCGGCCGGGGAGGAAACCGCCGGGGCCGTTGCCGCCGCCGGTGCCGCCGCCGGGCAGGTGCTCGCGTTCCTGGACGGCGTGGTCCAGCCGGCCACGTGGTCCGCGGTGGTGGTGCTGCGCGCAGCCGACGGCTATCCCGGACTGAAAAGGCTGTCCTTCCATCCGGACTGCGGATGCCGTCTGCAGCAAAGGGACTCCCCCGCGCAGGCATCCTGA
- a CDS encoding ATP-dependent DNA helicase UvrD2 produces MSENSAEARILAGLDDEQREVATSLTGPLCVLAGAGTGKTRAITHRMAYGVHTGVYKPQRVLAVTFTARAAAEMRTRLRDLGAGGVQAKTFHAAALKQLQYFWPQTVGGQMPDLLSHKAQFIAEAARRLRLSTDRAAIRDVAAEIEWAKVSMLTPESYVSAAKDRDAPAGFDLITISRIFQAYEDVKVDRNVIDFEDVLLITVGILQEDARVAATVRDQYRHFVVDEYQDVSPLQQRLLDLWLGGRDELCVVGDSSQTIYSFTGATSKHLLGFPSRFPEAPIVKLVRDYRSTPQVVGLANRILAARTAEGERSRFAPPWPKPLELIAQRPAGPEPTFTECADDDAEAASVAERIKALIKEGVQPAEIAILFRTNGQSQAYEQALTSAGIGYQLRGGERFFARREVRDAIAQLRAASRAVGNDPVPQLVRDILVSLGYSPEAPAGGGAVREKWESLAALVSLADELHASRTQDPDAIFTLMDFVSELDERAASQHAPTVQGVTLASLHSAKGLEWDAVFLVGLSEGLMPISFADTPEAVDEERRLLYVGITRAREHLHLSWSTARTPGGRANRKPSRFLDGLRPQTARDAQRAVAPKPASRRKASGPAKCRICGTLLTTGAERKVGRCGECPVTYEESTFDALREWRRTTASEAGVPAFVVFTDSTLVAIAEDRPPSLNRLATLPGVGPSKLERYGEAVLRVLADN; encoded by the coding sequence ATGAGCGAGAACTCCGCTGAAGCACGGATTCTTGCCGGGCTCGATGACGAACAGCGGGAAGTGGCCACCTCCCTGACCGGGCCGCTGTGCGTCCTGGCCGGCGCGGGCACCGGCAAGACCCGGGCCATCACGCACCGCATGGCCTACGGCGTGCACACCGGCGTGTACAAGCCGCAGCGCGTGCTGGCGGTGACCTTCACCGCCCGGGCCGCCGCCGAGATGCGCACCCGGCTGCGCGACCTGGGCGCCGGCGGCGTGCAGGCCAAGACCTTCCACGCCGCAGCACTGAAGCAGTTGCAGTACTTTTGGCCCCAGACGGTCGGCGGCCAGATGCCGGACCTGCTCAGCCACAAGGCCCAGTTCATCGCCGAAGCCGCCCGCCGGCTGCGGCTCTCCACCGACCGCGCCGCCATCCGCGACGTCGCGGCCGAAATCGAGTGGGCCAAGGTATCCATGCTCACCCCGGAGAGCTACGTGTCGGCGGCCAAGGACCGGGATGCCCCCGCCGGGTTCGACCTCATCACGATTTCCCGCATCTTCCAGGCCTACGAAGACGTCAAGGTGGACCGCAACGTCATCGACTTCGAGGACGTGCTGCTGATCACCGTCGGGATCCTCCAGGAAGATGCCCGCGTGGCCGCGACGGTGCGCGACCAGTACCGGCACTTTGTGGTGGACGAGTACCAGGATGTGTCCCCGCTCCAGCAGCGGCTGCTGGACCTGTGGCTGGGCGGCCGCGACGAGCTGTGCGTGGTGGGCGACTCCAGCCAGACCATCTACTCCTTCACCGGCGCCACCTCCAAGCACCTTTTGGGCTTCCCCTCTCGCTTTCCGGAGGCTCCCATCGTGAAGCTGGTCCGGGACTACCGCTCCACGCCCCAGGTGGTGGGCCTGGCGAACCGGATCCTGGCCGCCCGCACGGCCGAGGGCGAGCGTTCCCGGTTCGCCCCTCCCTGGCCCAAACCGCTGGAACTGATTGCCCAGCGTCCGGCCGGCCCCGAACCGACCTTTACCGAATGCGCCGACGACGACGCCGAGGCCGCCTCCGTGGCCGAACGCATCAAGGCACTGATCAAGGAGGGCGTGCAGCCCGCCGAGATCGCCATCCTGTTCCGCACCAACGGGCAGTCACAGGCCTACGAGCAGGCCCTGACCTCTGCCGGAATCGGCTACCAGCTGCGCGGCGGCGAGCGGTTCTTTGCCCGGCGCGAGGTGCGTGATGCCATCGCGCAGCTGCGCGCGGCGTCCCGGGCCGTGGGCAACGACCCGGTGCCGCAGCTGGTGCGGGACATCCTGGTGTCCCTGGGCTACAGCCCGGAGGCGCCCGCCGGCGGCGGCGCCGTTCGGGAGAAGTGGGAGTCACTGGCGGCCCTGGTATCCCTGGCCGACGAGCTGCACGCCAGCCGCACCCAGGACCCCGATGCAATCTTCACGCTCATGGATTTCGTTTCCGAGCTCGACGAGCGCGCTGCCTCCCAGCATGCCCCCACCGTGCAGGGCGTCACCCTGGCCTCGCTGCACTCGGCCAAGGGCCTGGAGTGGGACGCAGTGTTCCTCGTCGGCCTGAGCGAGGGCCTGATGCCGATTTCCTTTGCCGACACACCCGAAGCGGTGGATGAGGAACGGCGGCTGCTCTACGTGGGCATCACCCGCGCCCGGGAGCACCTGCACCTGTCCTGGTCCACGGCGCGGACGCCCGGCGGGCGCGCCAACCGCAAGCCGTCCCGGTTCCTGGACGGCCTCCGCCCGCAGACGGCCCGCGACGCGCAGCGGGCAGTGGCTCCCAAACCCGCGTCGCGGCGCAAGGCCAGCGGCCCCGCCAAGTGCCGGATCTGCGGAACACTGCTCACCACCGGTGCCGAACGCAAGGTGGGACGCTGCGGGGAATGCCCGGTGACCTATGAGGAAAGCACCTTCGACGCCCTGCGCGAATGGCGCCGGACCACAGCTTCCGAAGCCGGAGTGCCGGCCTTTGTCGTTTTCACTGATTCCACGCTGGTGGCTATCGCCGAGGACCGCCCGCCGTCCCTGAACCGCCTGGCCACCCTCCCCGGTGTTGGTCCCTCCAAACTGGAACGCTACGGTGAAGCCGTCCTGCGGGTCCTGGCGGATAACTAG